Proteins from a genomic interval of Lycium ferocissimum isolate CSIRO_LF1 chromosome 2, AGI_CSIRO_Lferr_CH_V1, whole genome shotgun sequence:
- the LOC132039006 gene encoding nibrin homolog isoform X1 — protein MVWGLFPIDPLPGEDNYYFFNKGAYKVGRKGCDVIVNKDKGVSRIHAEILIDEMISLDHSLKKPSNILSKVRIKDCSKYGTFLNKDLDSKEKVHEFPNKETMLKDGDLVSFGTGNATYRFSYVSFIFFICSPKHSKTNQLITKKVSSIGATITKKWSLDCSHVLVDDSFPLTEDLIDAIVARKPLVQYSWVELIAGNNVCTDIPSCSSHAPNLMLEGVSVKVVDPQSRECCLKGYTFLLEPENKYKFEGRLQSILEVGGANVSSAEMALEKNGNDRLVCVVPAGSSSFKCFSNQSSLPSVSEIDLVSAVLSAYLDPSLITSPPVLVTSSCSTDETVVADSDAETESAKSDHIAAAVCSIESSEHESKRTTSPHKLESVEYYNENKCSVQIVIPSDNASMRDTSPSSTKPGKRDGGHIPHDDATIHDPEGGYIRRLGVKSDNTVAKEDITDERENGKLDIIYSQDLIVRDSIMSLPVSSSTNGGVTNFKRFRKTNAPPQNSFEIFIPFSKYPYQESECKNEDVAESIKEEKKRKQMEAVAEDLFNSEKGRRHGVAGSLHGLFARR, from the exons ATGGTTTGGGGCCTTTTTCCTATTGACCCACTTCCAG GTGAAGATAATTACTATTTTTTCAATAAAGGTGCATATAAAGTGGGTCGAAAAG GATGTGATGTCATTGTCAACAAGGATAAAGGAGTTTCAAGGATCCATGCAGAGATTTTAATAGATGAGATGATTTCTTTGGATCATTCGTTGAAGAAGCCCTCAAATATTCTGTCTAAAGTACGTATAAAAGACTGCTCAAAGTATGGTACATTCCTCAACAAGGATCTGGATTCAAAGGAGAAAGTTCATGAGTTTCCAAATAAAGAAACAATGCTTAAGGATGGGGATCTAGTTTCTTTTGGAACTGGTAATGCAACTTACAG ATTCTCCTATGTGtccttcatatttttcatttgctCCCCAAAGCATTCAAAGACAAATCAACTTATTACAAAGAAGGTGTCATCAATAG GCGCCACTATAACTAAAAAGTGGAGTTTGGACTGCTCACATGTGCTTGTAGATGACTCCTTTCCACTGACTGAGGATCTGATTGATGCTATTGTCGCTAGAAAACCCTTGGTTCAATATAGTTGGGTTGAG CTAATTGCAGGGAATAATGTTTGTACCGATATTCCAAGCTGCAGCTC TCATGCACCAAACTTGATGCTGGAAGGAGTGTCCGTGAAAGTGGTAGACCCTCAGTCTAGGGAGTGTTGTTTGAAAGGATATACTTTTTTGTTGGAACCAGAAAACAAG TATAAATTTGAGGGCAGGTTGCAGTCCATACTGGAAGTTGGGGGTGCCAATGTTTCTTCTGCTGAAATG gccttggagaaaaatggaaatgacCGTCTGGTATGTGTAGTTCCAGCAGGATCAAGCAGCTTTAAGTGTTTTTCTAACCAAAGTTCCTTGCCTTCGGTGAGTGAAATAGATCTGGTTTCTGCGGTTCTATCTGCATACTTGGATCCTTCTCTAATCACATCCCCACCGG TGCTCGTTACATCTTCATGCTCCACAGATGAGACAGTGGTTGCAGACTCAGATGCAGAAACAGAAAGTGCAAAATCAGATCACATTGCTGCTGCTGTCTGTTCAATAGAATCTTCAGAGCATGAAAGCAAGAGAACAACTTCTCCACACAAATTAGAATCTGTTGAATATTATAACGAAAATAAGTGTTCTGTTCAAATAGTTATACCTAGTGATAATGCATCCATGAGGGACACATCTCCCAGTTCAACAAAACCTGGTAAACGTGATGGAGGTCACATACCCCATGATGATGCTACCATCCATGACCCTGAAGGTGGTTACATCAGGCGTTTAGGTGTCAAAAGTGATAATACAGTGGCAAAAGAAGATATCACTGATGAGCGGGAAAATGGGAAGTTGGACATCATATATAGCCAAGATTTAATTGTTAGAGATTCTATCATGTCATTACCAGTCTCTTCTTCAACAAATGGTGGAGTTACAAACTTTAAGCGCTTCCGTAAG ACAAATGCTCCACCCCAGAATAGCTTTGAGATCTTCATTCCGTTCTCCAAGTATCCATATCA AGAATCTGAGTGTAAGAATGAGGATGTTGCTGAATCaattaaagaagagaaaaaaagaaaacagatGGAAGCTGTCGCCGAGGACCTGTTTAACAGTGAAAAG GGAAGACGACATGGTGTAGCTGGTTCCTTGCATGGGTTGTTTGCTCGTAGATAA
- the LOC132039006 gene encoding nibrin homolog isoform X5, giving the protein MVWGLFPIDPLPGEDNYYFFNKGAYKVGRKGCDVIVNKDKGVSRIHAEILIDEMISLDHSLKKPSNILSKVRIKDCSKYGTFLNKDLDSKEKVHEFPNKETMLKDGDLVSFGTGNATYRFSYVSFIFFICSPKHSKTNQLITKKVSSIGATITKKWSLDCSHVLVDDSFPLTEDLIDAIVARKPLVQYSWVEYKFEGRLQSILEVGGANVSSAEMALEKNGNDRLVCVVPAGSSSFKCFSNQSSLPSVSEIDLVSAVLSAYLDPSLITSPPVLVTSSCSTDETVVADSDAETESAKSDHIAAAVCSIESSEHESKRTTSPHKLESVEYYNENKCSVQIVIPSDNASMRDTSPSSTKPGKRDGGHIPHDDATIHDPEGGYIRRLGVKSDNTVAKEDITDERENGKLDIIYSQDLIVRDSIMSLPVSSSTNGGVTNFKRFRKTNAPPQNSFEIFIPFSKYPYQESECKNEDVAESIKEEKKRKQMEAVAEDLFNSEKGRRHGVAGSLHGLFARR; this is encoded by the exons ATGGTTTGGGGCCTTTTTCCTATTGACCCACTTCCAG GTGAAGATAATTACTATTTTTTCAATAAAGGTGCATATAAAGTGGGTCGAAAAG GATGTGATGTCATTGTCAACAAGGATAAAGGAGTTTCAAGGATCCATGCAGAGATTTTAATAGATGAGATGATTTCTTTGGATCATTCGTTGAAGAAGCCCTCAAATATTCTGTCTAAAGTACGTATAAAAGACTGCTCAAAGTATGGTACATTCCTCAACAAGGATCTGGATTCAAAGGAGAAAGTTCATGAGTTTCCAAATAAAGAAACAATGCTTAAGGATGGGGATCTAGTTTCTTTTGGAACTGGTAATGCAACTTACAG ATTCTCCTATGTGtccttcatatttttcatttgctCCCCAAAGCATTCAAAGACAAATCAACTTATTACAAAGAAGGTGTCATCAATAG GCGCCACTATAACTAAAAAGTGGAGTTTGGACTGCTCACATGTGCTTGTAGATGACTCCTTTCCACTGACTGAGGATCTGATTGATGCTATTGTCGCTAGAAAACCCTTGGTTCAATATAGTTGGGTTGAG TATAAATTTGAGGGCAGGTTGCAGTCCATACTGGAAGTTGGGGGTGCCAATGTTTCTTCTGCTGAAATG gccttggagaaaaatggaaatgacCGTCTGGTATGTGTAGTTCCAGCAGGATCAAGCAGCTTTAAGTGTTTTTCTAACCAAAGTTCCTTGCCTTCGGTGAGTGAAATAGATCTGGTTTCTGCGGTTCTATCTGCATACTTGGATCCTTCTCTAATCACATCCCCACCGG TGCTCGTTACATCTTCATGCTCCACAGATGAGACAGTGGTTGCAGACTCAGATGCAGAAACAGAAAGTGCAAAATCAGATCACATTGCTGCTGCTGTCTGTTCAATAGAATCTTCAGAGCATGAAAGCAAGAGAACAACTTCTCCACACAAATTAGAATCTGTTGAATATTATAACGAAAATAAGTGTTCTGTTCAAATAGTTATACCTAGTGATAATGCATCCATGAGGGACACATCTCCCAGTTCAACAAAACCTGGTAAACGTGATGGAGGTCACATACCCCATGATGATGCTACCATCCATGACCCTGAAGGTGGTTACATCAGGCGTTTAGGTGTCAAAAGTGATAATACAGTGGCAAAAGAAGATATCACTGATGAGCGGGAAAATGGGAAGTTGGACATCATATATAGCCAAGATTTAATTGTTAGAGATTCTATCATGTCATTACCAGTCTCTTCTTCAACAAATGGTGGAGTTACAAACTTTAAGCGCTTCCGTAAG ACAAATGCTCCACCCCAGAATAGCTTTGAGATCTTCATTCCGTTCTCCAAGTATCCATATCA AGAATCTGAGTGTAAGAATGAGGATGTTGCTGAATCaattaaagaagagaaaaaaagaaaacagatGGAAGCTGTCGCCGAGGACCTGTTTAACAGTGAAAAG GGAAGACGACATGGTGTAGCTGGTTCCTTGCATGGGTTGTTTGCTCGTAGATAA
- the LOC132039006 gene encoding nibrin homolog isoform X4 has product MVWGLFPIDPLPGEDNYYFFNKGAYKVGRKGCDVIVNKDKGVSRIHAEILIDEMISLDHSLKKPSNILSKVRIKDCSKYGTFLNKDLDSKEKVHEFPNKETMLKDGDLVSFGTGNATYRFSYVSFIFFICSPKHSKTNQLITKKVSSIGATITKKWSLDCSHVLVDDSFPLTEDLIDAIVARKPLVQYSWVELIAGNNVCTDIPSCSSHAPNLMLEGVSVKVVDPQSRECCLKGYTFLLEPENKALEKNGNDRLVCVVPAGSSSFKCFSNQSSLPSVSEIDLVSAVLSAYLDPSLITSPPVLVTSSCSTDETVVADSDAETESAKSDHIAAAVCSIESSEHESKRTTSPHKLESVEYYNENKCSVQIVIPSDNASMRDTSPSSTKPGKRDGGHIPHDDATIHDPEGGYIRRLGVKSDNTVAKEDITDERENGKLDIIYSQDLIVRDSIMSLPVSSSTNGGVTNFKRFRKTNAPPQNSFEIFIPFSKYPYQESECKNEDVAESIKEEKKRKQMEAVAEDLFNSEKGRRHGVAGSLHGLFARR; this is encoded by the exons ATGGTTTGGGGCCTTTTTCCTATTGACCCACTTCCAG GTGAAGATAATTACTATTTTTTCAATAAAGGTGCATATAAAGTGGGTCGAAAAG GATGTGATGTCATTGTCAACAAGGATAAAGGAGTTTCAAGGATCCATGCAGAGATTTTAATAGATGAGATGATTTCTTTGGATCATTCGTTGAAGAAGCCCTCAAATATTCTGTCTAAAGTACGTATAAAAGACTGCTCAAAGTATGGTACATTCCTCAACAAGGATCTGGATTCAAAGGAGAAAGTTCATGAGTTTCCAAATAAAGAAACAATGCTTAAGGATGGGGATCTAGTTTCTTTTGGAACTGGTAATGCAACTTACAG ATTCTCCTATGTGtccttcatatttttcatttgctCCCCAAAGCATTCAAAGACAAATCAACTTATTACAAAGAAGGTGTCATCAATAG GCGCCACTATAACTAAAAAGTGGAGTTTGGACTGCTCACATGTGCTTGTAGATGACTCCTTTCCACTGACTGAGGATCTGATTGATGCTATTGTCGCTAGAAAACCCTTGGTTCAATATAGTTGGGTTGAG CTAATTGCAGGGAATAATGTTTGTACCGATATTCCAAGCTGCAGCTC TCATGCACCAAACTTGATGCTGGAAGGAGTGTCCGTGAAAGTGGTAGACCCTCAGTCTAGGGAGTGTTGTTTGAAAGGATATACTTTTTTGTTGGAACCAGAAAACAAG gccttggagaaaaatggaaatgacCGTCTGGTATGTGTAGTTCCAGCAGGATCAAGCAGCTTTAAGTGTTTTTCTAACCAAAGTTCCTTGCCTTCGGTGAGTGAAATAGATCTGGTTTCTGCGGTTCTATCTGCATACTTGGATCCTTCTCTAATCACATCCCCACCGG TGCTCGTTACATCTTCATGCTCCACAGATGAGACAGTGGTTGCAGACTCAGATGCAGAAACAGAAAGTGCAAAATCAGATCACATTGCTGCTGCTGTCTGTTCAATAGAATCTTCAGAGCATGAAAGCAAGAGAACAACTTCTCCACACAAATTAGAATCTGTTGAATATTATAACGAAAATAAGTGTTCTGTTCAAATAGTTATACCTAGTGATAATGCATCCATGAGGGACACATCTCCCAGTTCAACAAAACCTGGTAAACGTGATGGAGGTCACATACCCCATGATGATGCTACCATCCATGACCCTGAAGGTGGTTACATCAGGCGTTTAGGTGTCAAAAGTGATAATACAGTGGCAAAAGAAGATATCACTGATGAGCGGGAAAATGGGAAGTTGGACATCATATATAGCCAAGATTTAATTGTTAGAGATTCTATCATGTCATTACCAGTCTCTTCTTCAACAAATGGTGGAGTTACAAACTTTAAGCGCTTCCGTAAG ACAAATGCTCCACCCCAGAATAGCTTTGAGATCTTCATTCCGTTCTCCAAGTATCCATATCA AGAATCTGAGTGTAAGAATGAGGATGTTGCTGAATCaattaaagaagagaaaaaaagaaaacagatGGAAGCTGTCGCCGAGGACCTGTTTAACAGTGAAAAG GGAAGACGACATGGTGTAGCTGGTTCCTTGCATGGGTTGTTTGCTCGTAGATAA
- the LOC132039006 gene encoding nibrin homolog isoform X6, translated as MVWGLFPIDPLPGEDNYYFFNKGAYKVGRKGCDVIVNKDKGVSRIHAEILIDEMISLDHSLKKPSNILSKVRIKDCSKYGTFLNKDLDSKEKVHEFPNKETMLKDGDLVSFGTGNATYRFSYVSFIFFICSPKHSKTNQLITKKVSSIGATITKKWSLDCSHVLVDDSFPLTEDLIDAIVARKPLVQYSWVELIAGNNVCTDIPSCSSHAPNLMLEGVSVKVVDPQSRECCLKGYTFLLEPENKYKFEGRLQSILEVGGANVSSAEMALEKNGNDRLVCVVPAGSSSFKCFSNQSSLPSVSEIDLVSAVLSAYLDPSLITSPPVLVTSSCSTDETVVADSDAETESAKSDHIAAAVCSIESSEHESKRTTSPHKLESVEYYNENKCSVQIVIPSDNASMRDTSPSSTKPGKRDGGHIPHDDATIHDPEGGYIRRLGVKSDNTVAKEDITDERENGKLDIIYSQDLIVRDSIMSLPVSSSTNGGVTNFKRFRKSLWRIRFLRC; from the exons ATGGTTTGGGGCCTTTTTCCTATTGACCCACTTCCAG GTGAAGATAATTACTATTTTTTCAATAAAGGTGCATATAAAGTGGGTCGAAAAG GATGTGATGTCATTGTCAACAAGGATAAAGGAGTTTCAAGGATCCATGCAGAGATTTTAATAGATGAGATGATTTCTTTGGATCATTCGTTGAAGAAGCCCTCAAATATTCTGTCTAAAGTACGTATAAAAGACTGCTCAAAGTATGGTACATTCCTCAACAAGGATCTGGATTCAAAGGAGAAAGTTCATGAGTTTCCAAATAAAGAAACAATGCTTAAGGATGGGGATCTAGTTTCTTTTGGAACTGGTAATGCAACTTACAG ATTCTCCTATGTGtccttcatatttttcatttgctCCCCAAAGCATTCAAAGACAAATCAACTTATTACAAAGAAGGTGTCATCAATAG GCGCCACTATAACTAAAAAGTGGAGTTTGGACTGCTCACATGTGCTTGTAGATGACTCCTTTCCACTGACTGAGGATCTGATTGATGCTATTGTCGCTAGAAAACCCTTGGTTCAATATAGTTGGGTTGAG CTAATTGCAGGGAATAATGTTTGTACCGATATTCCAAGCTGCAGCTC TCATGCACCAAACTTGATGCTGGAAGGAGTGTCCGTGAAAGTGGTAGACCCTCAGTCTAGGGAGTGTTGTTTGAAAGGATATACTTTTTTGTTGGAACCAGAAAACAAG TATAAATTTGAGGGCAGGTTGCAGTCCATACTGGAAGTTGGGGGTGCCAATGTTTCTTCTGCTGAAATG gccttggagaaaaatggaaatgacCGTCTGGTATGTGTAGTTCCAGCAGGATCAAGCAGCTTTAAGTGTTTTTCTAACCAAAGTTCCTTGCCTTCGGTGAGTGAAATAGATCTGGTTTCTGCGGTTCTATCTGCATACTTGGATCCTTCTCTAATCACATCCCCACCGG TGCTCGTTACATCTTCATGCTCCACAGATGAGACAGTGGTTGCAGACTCAGATGCAGAAACAGAAAGTGCAAAATCAGATCACATTGCTGCTGCTGTCTGTTCAATAGAATCTTCAGAGCATGAAAGCAAGAGAACAACTTCTCCACACAAATTAGAATCTGTTGAATATTATAACGAAAATAAGTGTTCTGTTCAAATAGTTATACCTAGTGATAATGCATCCATGAGGGACACATCTCCCAGTTCAACAAAACCTGGTAAACGTGATGGAGGTCACATACCCCATGATGATGCTACCATCCATGACCCTGAAGGTGGTTACATCAGGCGTTTAGGTGTCAAAAGTGATAATACAGTGGCAAAAGAAGATATCACTGATGAGCGGGAAAATGGGAAGTTGGACATCATATATAGCCAAGATTTAATTGTTAGAGATTCTATCATGTCATTACCAGTCTCTTCTTCAACAAATGGTGGAGTTACAAACTTTAAGCGCTTCCGTAAG TCTTTATGGCGTATTAGATTCCTTCGATGTTGA
- the LOC132039006 gene encoding nibrin homolog isoform X3, with the protein MVWGLFPIDPLPGCDVIVNKDKGVSRIHAEILIDEMISLDHSLKKPSNILSKVRIKDCSKYGTFLNKDLDSKEKVHEFPNKETMLKDGDLVSFGTGNATYRFSYVSFIFFICSPKHSKTNQLITKKVSSIGATITKKWSLDCSHVLVDDSFPLTEDLIDAIVARKPLVQYSWVELIAGNNVCTDIPSCSSHAPNLMLEGVSVKVVDPQSRECCLKGYTFLLEPENKYKFEGRLQSILEVGGANVSSAEMALEKNGNDRLVCVVPAGSSSFKCFSNQSSLPSVSEIDLVSAVLSAYLDPSLITSPPVLVTSSCSTDETVVADSDAETESAKSDHIAAAVCSIESSEHESKRTTSPHKLESVEYYNENKCSVQIVIPSDNASMRDTSPSSTKPGKRDGGHIPHDDATIHDPEGGYIRRLGVKSDNTVAKEDITDERENGKLDIIYSQDLIVRDSIMSLPVSSSTNGGVTNFKRFRKTNAPPQNSFEIFIPFSKYPYQESECKNEDVAESIKEEKKRKQMEAVAEDLFNSEKGRRHGVAGSLHGLFARR; encoded by the exons ATGGTTTGGGGCCTTTTTCCTATTGACCCACTTCCAG GATGTGATGTCATTGTCAACAAGGATAAAGGAGTTTCAAGGATCCATGCAGAGATTTTAATAGATGAGATGATTTCTTTGGATCATTCGTTGAAGAAGCCCTCAAATATTCTGTCTAAAGTACGTATAAAAGACTGCTCAAAGTATGGTACATTCCTCAACAAGGATCTGGATTCAAAGGAGAAAGTTCATGAGTTTCCAAATAAAGAAACAATGCTTAAGGATGGGGATCTAGTTTCTTTTGGAACTGGTAATGCAACTTACAG ATTCTCCTATGTGtccttcatatttttcatttgctCCCCAAAGCATTCAAAGACAAATCAACTTATTACAAAGAAGGTGTCATCAATAG GCGCCACTATAACTAAAAAGTGGAGTTTGGACTGCTCACATGTGCTTGTAGATGACTCCTTTCCACTGACTGAGGATCTGATTGATGCTATTGTCGCTAGAAAACCCTTGGTTCAATATAGTTGGGTTGAG CTAATTGCAGGGAATAATGTTTGTACCGATATTCCAAGCTGCAGCTC TCATGCACCAAACTTGATGCTGGAAGGAGTGTCCGTGAAAGTGGTAGACCCTCAGTCTAGGGAGTGTTGTTTGAAAGGATATACTTTTTTGTTGGAACCAGAAAACAAG TATAAATTTGAGGGCAGGTTGCAGTCCATACTGGAAGTTGGGGGTGCCAATGTTTCTTCTGCTGAAATG gccttggagaaaaatggaaatgacCGTCTGGTATGTGTAGTTCCAGCAGGATCAAGCAGCTTTAAGTGTTTTTCTAACCAAAGTTCCTTGCCTTCGGTGAGTGAAATAGATCTGGTTTCTGCGGTTCTATCTGCATACTTGGATCCTTCTCTAATCACATCCCCACCGG TGCTCGTTACATCTTCATGCTCCACAGATGAGACAGTGGTTGCAGACTCAGATGCAGAAACAGAAAGTGCAAAATCAGATCACATTGCTGCTGCTGTCTGTTCAATAGAATCTTCAGAGCATGAAAGCAAGAGAACAACTTCTCCACACAAATTAGAATCTGTTGAATATTATAACGAAAATAAGTGTTCTGTTCAAATAGTTATACCTAGTGATAATGCATCCATGAGGGACACATCTCCCAGTTCAACAAAACCTGGTAAACGTGATGGAGGTCACATACCCCATGATGATGCTACCATCCATGACCCTGAAGGTGGTTACATCAGGCGTTTAGGTGTCAAAAGTGATAATACAGTGGCAAAAGAAGATATCACTGATGAGCGGGAAAATGGGAAGTTGGACATCATATATAGCCAAGATTTAATTGTTAGAGATTCTATCATGTCATTACCAGTCTCTTCTTCAACAAATGGTGGAGTTACAAACTTTAAGCGCTTCCGTAAG ACAAATGCTCCACCCCAGAATAGCTTTGAGATCTTCATTCCGTTCTCCAAGTATCCATATCA AGAATCTGAGTGTAAGAATGAGGATGTTGCTGAATCaattaaagaagagaaaaaaagaaaacagatGGAAGCTGTCGCCGAGGACCTGTTTAACAGTGAAAAG GGAAGACGACATGGTGTAGCTGGTTCCTTGCATGGGTTGTTTGCTCGTAGATAA
- the LOC132039006 gene encoding nibrin homolog isoform X7, with product MVWGLFPIDPLPGEDNYYFFNKGAYKVGRKGCDVIVNKDKGVSRIHAEILIDEMISLDHSLKKPSNILSKVRIKDCSKYGTFLNKDLDSKEKVHEFPNKETMLKDGDLVSFGTGNATYRFSYVSFIFFICSPKHSKTNQLITKKVSSIGATITKKWSLDCSHVLVDDSFPLTEDLIDAIVARKPLVQYSWVELIAGNNVCTDIPSCSSHAPNLMLEGVSVKVVDPQSRECCLKGYTFLLEPENKYKFEGRLQSILEVGGANVSSAEMALEKNGNDRLVCVVPAGSSSFKCFSNQSSLPSVSEIDLVSAVLSAYLDPSLITSPPVLVTSSCSTDETVVADSDAETESAKSDHIAAAVCSIESSEHESKRTTSPHKLESVEYYNENKCSVQIVIPSDNASMRDTSPSSTKPGKRDGGHIPHDDATIHDPEGGYIRRLGVKSDNTVAKEDITDERENGKLDIIYSQDLIVRDSIMSLPVSSSTNGGVTNFKRFHKCSTPE from the exons ATGGTTTGGGGCCTTTTTCCTATTGACCCACTTCCAG GTGAAGATAATTACTATTTTTTCAATAAAGGTGCATATAAAGTGGGTCGAAAAG GATGTGATGTCATTGTCAACAAGGATAAAGGAGTTTCAAGGATCCATGCAGAGATTTTAATAGATGAGATGATTTCTTTGGATCATTCGTTGAAGAAGCCCTCAAATATTCTGTCTAAAGTACGTATAAAAGACTGCTCAAAGTATGGTACATTCCTCAACAAGGATCTGGATTCAAAGGAGAAAGTTCATGAGTTTCCAAATAAAGAAACAATGCTTAAGGATGGGGATCTAGTTTCTTTTGGAACTGGTAATGCAACTTACAG ATTCTCCTATGTGtccttcatatttttcatttgctCCCCAAAGCATTCAAAGACAAATCAACTTATTACAAAGAAGGTGTCATCAATAG GCGCCACTATAACTAAAAAGTGGAGTTTGGACTGCTCACATGTGCTTGTAGATGACTCCTTTCCACTGACTGAGGATCTGATTGATGCTATTGTCGCTAGAAAACCCTTGGTTCAATATAGTTGGGTTGAG CTAATTGCAGGGAATAATGTTTGTACCGATATTCCAAGCTGCAGCTC TCATGCACCAAACTTGATGCTGGAAGGAGTGTCCGTGAAAGTGGTAGACCCTCAGTCTAGGGAGTGTTGTTTGAAAGGATATACTTTTTTGTTGGAACCAGAAAACAAG TATAAATTTGAGGGCAGGTTGCAGTCCATACTGGAAGTTGGGGGTGCCAATGTTTCTTCTGCTGAAATG gccttggagaaaaatggaaatgacCGTCTGGTATGTGTAGTTCCAGCAGGATCAAGCAGCTTTAAGTGTTTTTCTAACCAAAGTTCCTTGCCTTCGGTGAGTGAAATAGATCTGGTTTCTGCGGTTCTATCTGCATACTTGGATCCTTCTCTAATCACATCCCCACCGG TGCTCGTTACATCTTCATGCTCCACAGATGAGACAGTGGTTGCAGACTCAGATGCAGAAACAGAAAGTGCAAAATCAGATCACATTGCTGCTGCTGTCTGTTCAATAGAATCTTCAGAGCATGAAAGCAAGAGAACAACTTCTCCACACAAATTAGAATCTGTTGAATATTATAACGAAAATAAGTGTTCTGTTCAAATAGTTATACCTAGTGATAATGCATCCATGAGGGACACATCTCCCAGTTCAACAAAACCTGGTAAACGTGATGGAGGTCACATACCCCATGATGATGCTACCATCCATGACCCTGAAGGTGGTTACATCAGGCGTTTAGGTGTCAAAAGTGATAATACAGTGGCAAAAGAAGATATCACTGATGAGCGGGAAAATGGGAAGTTGGACATCATATATAGCCAAGATTTAATTGTTAGAGATTCTATCATGTCATTACCAGTCTCTTCTTCAACAAATGGTGGAGTTACAAACTTTAAGCGCTTCC ACAAATGCTCCACCCCAGAATAG